The DNA segment CCAGGTCCAGGTCGATGTCCTTCCGGTTGAAAGAGCTTTGGGCAATGATGGAGATCATGGCACCCTCCAGTTCGCGCACATTTGTCTTGATGTTATAGGCGATATACTCCACCACATCTTCGGGTATCTCTATGCCCTCCATATACATCTTGTGGCGCAGGATGGCCATGCGGGTTTCCAGGTCGGGTATTCCCAGGTCGGCACTCAGCCCCCACTTGAAGCGGCTGAGCAGGCGTTCCTCCATCCCCTTCAGCTCGCCCGGTGCTACATCGCTGGTCAGCACAATCTGCCGGTTGCTGTGGTGCAGGTGGTTGAACACGTGGAAAAAGATATCCTGCGTACGCTCCTTGCCCGCCAGAAACTGAATGTCGTCTACGATCAGCACATCGATCAGCTGATAGAAGCTGATGAAGTCGCTCACCGTGTTGTTCTTAATGGAGTCTACAAACTGGTTGGTAAATTTTTCGCTGCTAATATAGAGTACCACCTTATCGGGGTGCAGTTTCTTCACCTCATTGCCAATGGCCTGTGCCAGGTGGGTTTTTCCCAGGCCAAAGGAGCCATAGATCAGCAGGGGGTTGTAGCTGGTCTGCCCCGGGCGCGAGGCTATGTTCTGGCCTGCTGCCCGTGCCAGGCGGTTGCATTCGCCCTCGATAAAGGTATCGAAGGTGCACATGGGGTTCAGCTGGCTGTCGATGCTGATTTTTTTCAGCCCCGGGATCACAAAGGGGTTCATAGGGGGCCGGTTGCTGCTCATGGGCAGGTTTACCGGCGGATTCTTTGTTTTGTGCTCGCCGAAGGCCGTAGGCATGTTTACGGTATAGGCTTGCTTCTCGCCCCCACTCTCCATCACCACACTGTACTCCAGCTTGGCATCGGGGCCCAGGAAGTGGCGGATTGTCTTGCTCAGCAGCGATACATAGTGTTCCTCTATCCACTCATAGAAAAACTGACTGGGCACCTGTATGGTCAGCACGTTCTGGTTCAGGGCCAGGGGTTTGATGGGCTCAAACCAGGTCTTGTAACTCTGGGTGCTAATGTTGTCTCGAATTACCTCGAGGCACTTGTTCCATACAGTGGTGTAATTCATCGTGAGCGTCATGCGGGGTTTTAGGTAGTTAGTTTTCAGGTACTTGGGCGTAGTTCGATTGGGATGTGTGTTTTTGTATTGGGTTGTGTTGAGTTGCCTGAAAGTGCCTGGTCTATTGTCCACATGTGTCAAGTGTGGGGTCGAAATTGGGCGAAAGAATGTTTATAAAAAACTTGACAGAAGCGAGTTTCAAACTTGGGCGGGGCAGCAGGGCGCTTAGTTGCTTTAGGTCGGTTATGCCTTTTGCACTTGATTGTCAAACAGTTAGTGTGATCAAGTCCTGGACATGCGTTTAATAGAAAAAAAATCGAACGTATAACTTAGGTGAGAGCCTGTCTGTTTTTGAATTATTTTCATTTTCCAATTATCCTTATTACTAATCCAATTTTTTATTGACCTAAATTTAGACTGTAATTAAAATAAGAAATTTAGCCTCTATGTAAAGCCTTATGGATGAAGGTTTTCCCATAAATCGCTTTTTGTAAACCAATAGGCTAGTTGTGTTTTACCTGCTATCTCTTCTAAATCTGCATTTTTGAGTACAGCTGATACGCAACCTGTCTACCCTACTAAGGGTCGGACACAAGATCGCTCTGTTTAACATAAGGTACGACCCGAGTTGTACACAGGTTGATTTTTGCCTGGTCAGGTTATCCACATTTTTGGCTTTGATGGGGCCAAACAAGCCAATTCTCGCCGCGAACGCCCGAAAATGGGGGTACACGTCTATATTTGCAACTACGTAATATCCCCCTCCTAGTTATGGATAGTAATGCTGTTCGCCAGGCTTTTATCGACTTCTTTGCTGCCAAGGCCCATAAGATCGTCCCCTCGGCCCCGCTGGTAAACAACGATGACCCCAGCCTGCTCTTTATCAACGCGGGAATGAATCCCTTCAAGGACATCTTTACCGGCCATAGATCTGTAGAGGCTCCGCGCATAGCCAATAGCCAGAAATGCCTGCGCGTAAGCGGCAAGCACAACGACCTGGAGGAGGTGGGGCACGATACCTACCACCACACCCTGTTTGAGATGCTGGGCAACTGGAGCTTTGGCGACTACTTTCGTACCGAAGCCATCGCCTGGGCCTGGAGCTTTATTACCGAGGTGCTCGGCATCGACCCCGGCCGCCTTTATGTTACCACCTTCGGGGGGGCAGAGGGGGTTCCGGCCGACACGGCCGCCGCACAGGAGTGGGCCCAGTACCTGCCACAAGACCGCATACTTGCCTTTGGTAAAAAAGACAATTTCTGGGAGATGGGCGAAACTGGCCCCTGTGGCCCCTGTACCGAGATACACGTAGACATGCGCCCGGAGGCAGACCGTGCCCGCCTAGCGGGGGCCAGCCTGGTAAACCAGGATCACCCCCAGGTGATCGAGATTTGGAACGTGGTATTCATGGAATACAACCGAAAGGCAGACCAAAGCCTGGAGCCCCTGGAGATGAAGAGCATAGACACCGGCATGGGCCTGGAGCGCCTGTGCATGGTGCTGCAAGACAAGCCCAGCACCTATGATACCGACATTTTTGCCCCGCTCTTCGCCGTGCTCAGCCAGCTGTGTGGCAAGCAGTATGGGGGCCAGGGCCCCCAGGCCGAGGAAGTAAATGTGGCCATGCGGGTGGTGGTAGACCACATCCGTGCCTTGGCCTTTACCATTGCCGACGGCCAGGTGCCCGGCAATGGCGGAGCCGGCTATGTGGTGCGCCGCCTGCTGCGCCGCGCTGCTCGCTATGGGTATCGGTTTCTGGGGCTTAACACACCCTTTCAGTACCAGCTGGTGCCCGCCCTGGTGGCCAAAATGGGCGATGCCTTCCCCGAACTGAGAACCCAGCAGGGCTTTATCGAGCAGGTGATCCGGCAGGAGGAAACCGCTTTTCTGCAAACCCTGGCGCAGGGCACCCAGCAGTTTGAGCACTACCTGGCCCAGCTGCCACAGGGCACCCGCCAGCTGGCAGGCAGCTTCGCCTTTGAGCTGTATGATACCTATGGCTTCCCCATCGACCTTACCGAGCTGATGGCCCGCGAGCAGGGCTACCAGCTGGATATGCCCGGCTTTGAGGCGGCCATGGCCGAGCAGAAGGCACGCAGCAAGCGCGCCGGTACCCAGCGGGCAGCGGACTGGCAAACCTACCTGACAGCTGCAGACCCTGCCTTTGCAGGCTATGACACCCTACAGCTGGTAGCCCGGCCCGTAAAGAGCCGGGTAGTGGAGACCAATAAAGGCAAGCAGTACCAACTGGTGCTAGACCAAACCCCCTTCTACCCCGAAAGCGGCGGACAGGTGGGCGATACAGGTGTGCTGTACAGTGCCACCCAGCAGCTGCGGGTGCTGAATACGGTAAAGGAGAACGACCTGATCCTGCACCTGGTAGACCAGCTGCCCACAGACCCGGCTGCCCAGTGGACTGCCCGGGTGGATGCGGACCGCCGCCGGCGCATCCGTGCCAACCACAGTGCTACCCACCTGCTGCACGCGGCCCTGCGCCGTGTGCTGGGCACACATGTGGAGCAGCGGGGCAGCCTGGTGCACCCAGACTATCTGCGCTTCGACTTCAGCCACTACCAAAAGCTGAACCCCGAAGAGCTGGCCCAGGTGGAGCAGCTGGTGAATGAACAAATAGCCGCCCAGATACCCCTGCAGGAATACCGAAGCGTACCCCTGGCAGAGGCCAAGGCCATGGGTGCCACTGCTCTCTTTGGCGAGAAGTATGGCGAGCAGGTGCGGGTCATCCGCTTCGGGGCGGACTACAGCACCGAGCTGTGTGGCGGCACCCATGTGCAGAACACCGTAGAGATTCGCCTTTTCAAGCTTACCTCCGAGGCCAGCAGTGCGGCGGGTATACGCCGCATAGAGGCCGTAACAGGCGAGGGGGCCCTGGCCTATGTGGAGGCCCGGCTACAGCTGCTGCAGCAGGCCGAGGAGCAGATGGGCCAACCCAAGGACCTGATCCGGGCCATTGCCCAGCTGCAAGACCAGGCTGCTACCCTGGGCCGCCAGGTAGAACAGCTGCGCGGCAAGGCCCTGCTAGACCAGCGGGCCCGGATCCTGGCTGCCATACAGCCCGGCAAGCATGGACACTTTGCAGCCCTGCAGGTGGATGCCTGGAGTGCCGACGAGCTGAAGCAACTCGCCTTTGAACTGCGAAAGAATAGCCCCAACACCGCCTTTGTGCTCGGGGCCATAGCCCAAGACAAGCCCCTGCTGGGTGTAATGCTAAGTGAGGGCCTGGAGCAGCAGCTAGATGCCCGAGACATCATCAAAGCCATCAGTCCCTACATACAGGGTGGGGGGGGAGGCCAGCCCTTCTTTGCCACTGCGGGGGGAAAAAATCCGGCCGGCCTGCCCCAGGCCCTGGAGGCCGCGCGTACCCTGCTGGCTGCTCAGTAGCCGGGAACCTTGCCTGCACCCAGCGCGTATTTACACTTAGCTACAGGGATGAAAGAAGCGTACTTTCGCCGAATAGAGCAGGGCGGGCAGTCGGTGCTTACCTTTTCGCGCAAGGGGTGGCTCCTCTTTGCCCGCTGGCATGGCGGGGTACGCAGGCGGGGCACCCGGCTGGCAGCCCAGGTGTGGCAGGGCACCAAGCGTGAGAGCAAAGAGACCCAGCGGGCCGTAGCCATCCTGGGCAAGATGGTGCGGGGTCTACCTGTTACCGAGGCCGAAAAGCAGTTCTTCCGCGCCCAGAGCACAGACCTGGCACGCCTGCTGCCACTGGTGGCCCTACAGGGAATCCCCCTGCCTATCCCCTTTGTACCCCTGCTTATCCTGCTGGGCAAAAAGTATGGCGTGCAGTTTCTGCCCGGAGATCAGTCTGCACTCGTGGCAGCCATAGAGGCCGAAAAAGAGGCGCAGCAGGCCCTGGCCCTGGTGCCAAGTGCCGAAGAACTGGCGGCGATGACAGACGAGCTGGAAGCGCCAGAAGCCTACGGCGAGGAGGGGGCCGAGGCAGGTGCACAGCCTGACCCCGACCAGCGCCCCCGCCAATAAGAG comes from the Bacteroidota bacterium genome and includes:
- the alaS gene encoding alanine--tRNA ligase, which codes for MDSNAVRQAFIDFFAAKAHKIVPSAPLVNNDDPSLLFINAGMNPFKDIFTGHRSVEAPRIANSQKCLRVSGKHNDLEEVGHDTYHHTLFEMLGNWSFGDYFRTEAIAWAWSFITEVLGIDPGRLYVTTFGGAEGVPADTAAAQEWAQYLPQDRILAFGKKDNFWEMGETGPCGPCTEIHVDMRPEADRARLAGASLVNQDHPQVIEIWNVVFMEYNRKADQSLEPLEMKSIDTGMGLERLCMVLQDKPSTYDTDIFAPLFAVLSQLCGKQYGGQGPQAEEVNVAMRVVVDHIRALAFTIADGQVPGNGGAGYVVRRLLRRAARYGYRFLGLNTPFQYQLVPALVAKMGDAFPELRTQQGFIEQVIRQEETAFLQTLAQGTQQFEHYLAQLPQGTRQLAGSFAFELYDTYGFPIDLTELMAREQGYQLDMPGFEAAMAEQKARSKRAGTQRAADWQTYLTAADPAFAGYDTLQLVARPVKSRVVETNKGKQYQLVLDQTPFYPESGGQVGDTGVLYSATQQLRVLNTVKENDLILHLVDQLPTDPAAQWTARVDADRRRRIRANHSATHLLHAALRRVLGTHVEQRGSLVHPDYLRFDFSHYQKLNPEELAQVEQLVNEQIAAQIPLQEYRSVPLAEAKAMGATALFGEKYGEQVRVIRFGADYSTELCGGTHVQNTVEIRLFKLTSEASSAAGIRRIEAVTGEGALAYVEARLQLLQQAEEQMGQPKDLIRAIAQLQDQAATLGRQVEQLRGKALLDQRARILAAIQPGKHGHFAALQVDAWSADELKQLAFELRKNSPNTAFVLGAIAQDKPLLGVMLSEGLEQQLDARDIIKAISPYIQGGGGGQPFFATAGGKNPAGLPQALEAARTLLAAQ
- the dnaA gene encoding chromosomal replication initiator protein DnaA — its product is MTLTMNYTTVWNKCLEVIRDNISTQSYKTWFEPIKPLALNQNVLTIQVPSQFFYEWIEEHYVSLLSKTIRHFLGPDAKLEYSVVMESGGEKQAYTVNMPTAFGEHKTKNPPVNLPMSSNRPPMNPFVIPGLKKISIDSQLNPMCTFDTFIEGECNRLARAAGQNIASRPGQTSYNPLLIYGSFGLGKTHLAQAIGNEVKKLHPDKVVLYISSEKFTNQFVDSIKNNTVSDFISFYQLIDVLIVDDIQFLAGKERTQDIFFHVFNHLHHSNRQIVLTSDVAPGELKGMEERLLSRFKWGLSADLGIPDLETRMAILRHKMYMEGIEIPEDVVEYIAYNIKTNVRELEGAMISIIAQSSFNRKDIDLDLARHVIKNFVRNASRELSIDTIQKMVAEYFQIPQEKLKEQTRKREYVQARQIAMYFCKEFTKSSLKTIGLHFGGRDHSTVIHALSTVNDLVCTDKEFKRYIEELRKKIQLCSG